From Triticum aestivum cultivar Chinese Spring chromosome 7B, IWGSC CS RefSeq v2.1, whole genome shotgun sequence:
cttctctctttttctctcatttttttggtgggcttatttggcctctttttttgggggggcttctttggcctcttttatttttcataaagtccggagtctcatcccgacttgtgggggaatcatagtctccatcatcctttcctcacttgggacaatgctctataaatggaaatcatcacacttctatttatttacaactcaagaattacaactcgatacttagaacaagatatgactctatatgaatgcctccggcggtgtaccgggatgtgcaatgaatcaagagtgacatgtatgaaagaattatgaatggtggctttgccacaaatacgatgtcaactacatgatcatgcaaagcaatatgacaatgatggagcgtgtcataataaacggaacggtggaaagttgcatggcaatatatctcggaatggctatggaaatgccataataggtaggtatggtggctattttgaggaagatataaggaggtttatgtgtgatagagcgcatcgtatcacagggtttggatgcaccggtgaagtttgcaccaactctcaaggtgagaaagggcaatgcacggtaccgtagaggctagcaaattgcggaagggtaagagtgcgtataatccatggactcaaattagtcacagagaactcatatagttattacaaaagtttattagccctcgaagaaaagtactactacgcatgctcctaggggaagggttggtaggagttaaccatcgcgcgatcccgaccttcactcataaggaaggcaatcaaagaacaccccatgcttcaaatttgtcacacagtgttcaccatacgtgcgtgctacgggacttgccaactttaacacaagtatttctcaatttcataattacccaattagcatgactctaatattaccacctttatatctcaaaacaattatcaagtatcaaatttatcatagtatttaatgcactctatatgaaagtttttattatacctaacttggatgcccatcatattaggactaattttataaccaaagaaaattaccatgctgtttaagactctcaaaataatataagtgaagcatgagagttcatctatttcttcaaaataaaaccaccgccctgctctaaaaagatataagtgaagcgctagagcaaatgacaaactactccaaaaggtataagtgaagatcaatgagtagtcgaataattatgcaactatgtgaagactctctaacatttaagaattttagatcttggtattttattcaaacagcaagcaaaacaaaagaaaaagaaaatgacgctccaagaaaacacatatcatgtggtgaataaaaatatagctccaagtaaagttaccgatgaacggagacgaaagaggggatgccttctggggcatccccaagcttaggcttttggtcatccttgaattttaccttggggtgccttgggcatccccaagcttaggctcttgccactccttattccatagtccatcgaatctttacccaaaacttgaaaacttcacaacacaaaacttaacagaaaactcgtaagctccgttagtataaaaaaataaatcaccacttaggtactgttgtgaacacattctaaattcatattggttaattggttagtcccaaaaaatcatataaaatagcatataaatgcatataaaacatccttgatggataatataatagcatggaataataaaaaattatagatacgttggagacgtatcataccttgtttccatctgcactgactctcctttcagggttggaagcaaatccatgtgggaatctcacatgtgacaggaccttgcagaattcttttctttttaccttgtccaagacgtacacatctggtgccatatcccgtggtttaccttcatcttgcacctgcaaatcctgtttgatacccaggtgtgtcaaattaatcctagattttaaggtatctttcatcttgccttcaatattaagaagtgtgccgataatgttgtcacatatatttttctcgatgtgcatcacatcaagattattacgcggatccaaatctttccaatactccaagtcccataaagtggacctgcgggtaaacaataatctctcttctgccctgtcatgcttccttttcccgctaccattaccgggatggtttcctggtgtaatatgcctgaccttctctaattccacttgcaactcatcggcggtgaacctctttggcgcatcatggttttcatgctttgcattgaacacatgtcttcggtattttctaggatgcgaccTGTCCTTCgcaaggaaacggtggtgtccaatgtaatagatcttgctaagtattgcgtatgacaacggattcctgtcacaacgaacacatgcattgtaaccatgtgtcgttcgccctgacatagtgcccaaagctggataatcatggatgcaccaaattataacagcacacagaaagaaatcagctggtgggctgctatataggtctcgagtgagaacacccctccatagctgttgaagttcctccacaagaggctccatgtataaatcaaaatcctttccaggactttttggacctaggatgagcaaggccatcatgtagtttgattctttggtgcagacattttgAGGCatattgtaagggataacaagcactggccacatgccatatgtggcgctctggtggccaaatgggttaaatccatctgaagctaagccaagtctaatgtttctcgggtcagcagcaaactttttgtgtttatgattgaagcttttccactcactaccatgagatggatggctcattacattctgatctctgtactcctggttcctagaatgccacagtacatcctctcttgtttcagcatcatgaaacaacctctgcaatcttggtataattggaaaatgtctcagaacattatgaggaatcctcttcacaacatcgccatgtttccatcttgatgatttgcatttcgggcattcacttaagttggcataatccttctgaaacagaacacaattattcttaaaaacatggatcatatcatatccaattccaactgcacgaaggaaattatTCATTTTACTGTAgatgtgtggcagctcagacgcgtctgggaaagatttgcggaaagcagccaacatcgcatcgaatgatttgttgatcatccgctcagatgtcttcacctgaataaaggtgaccatagttgagaatactaacagcttatttcctggggtgacagccacgttgcattgttccaacatgcgggcccaccatttttctcctgcaggtgaaagttcacgaaatgcacgagcatttcgtagtattgtttcaatgttggtcaaactcaatgttggtcaaactcactggctcctccaccaccacctcctcctcctcttccacctgagcatcaggcagatcaagatggtgatctactgcttccacgtagtcaataacattgacgttcatagcttcatcatgatgaacccgcctagtatatgtgaccgacatccaaTACAAGTGTAGATGACTTCGCACAGTTggctggggtcttgtaactgaattcatacaactgctacacgggcagagcacatctgacttcggaccaccgtactcagctctgataaagttcatgaagttttcaaccccctcgacatatgcagcggagaatcttcgagcagaagttatccaagtcttgtccatctattagacatacaaattagttcttctactagatattacaggaaaaacatatatgcttttttatgaagtccagaaaaaaatacctaggtcgatgtctaaacctatggcaagatatttggacgagcagatctaagtaacaaaatatatgtaaagctaattcagcaaacagatccGAGTGCTAAATTATGGTAGGCTGTTTCAGCATCAATGAGgtcgagcacacaaccatcaaactatcgaaggccatcgcagcaacaaagatcaagtataaaacggtgtagagctatttcacctaacagattggctactagaccatggcaatctatgtcataataaatatatggcaggatattttagcaactaatcgtccttggcatgccatctcagctaagcagattgagtgcagaacagggcaaggaagattcttaagcagagcatattgactgtaaactacttcggaaaacagtgagattaacagcgtctatcagctaacattcagcgctacaccaacatgcacggggcctcagtctagaatgcgtgtaccatgggagaagctgaccgccgtgcgtctccacacgaacatcgccagcagtggcggcgctgatcgtcatgcgcctccacaagaatgtcgccagcagtggcggcgcggctagaggacagtagtctacgagagcatactgtgggagcgagaggatcgctgtGCATCCGCTTGATGAACCGCGGCACCGAGGTATCGATGCGGCGGGGAGGACggctttggtggagcgaatggagtggaggggggcggggggaggggggtttggggaatattatcaccttcccccatctatattcagtggtccactctcccgcaacctgttgtaccctctacttgaacatggtgccttatgcttcatattattatccaaaaaatgtgttgccatcctatgatgtctgagtagattttcgttgtcctattggtgattgatgaattgctatgattggtgtaatttgcttgtggttatgttgttgtcctattgtgccctccgtgtcgcgcaagcgtgagggattcccattgtatggtgttgcaatatgttcatgattcgcttatagtgggttgctagagtgacagaagtataaacccgagtaagggggttgtgacgtatgggataaaggggacttgatgctttaatgctatggttgggttttaccttaatgatctttagtagttgcagatacttgctagagttccaatcataagtgcatatgatccaagaagagaaagtatgttagtttatgcctctcccacataaaacttgctatcggtctagtaaagtagtcaattgcttagggacaattttacaactcctaccaccacttttccacactcgctatatttactttattgcttcttatctaaacaacccctagtttatatttacgtgctctttattatcttgcaagtctatccaacaacacctacaaagtccttctagtttcatacttgttctaggtaaagcgaccgtcaagcgtgcgtagagtggtatcggtggttgatagaacttgagggaatatttgttctacctttagctcctcgttgggtttgacactcttacttatcgaaagaggctacaattgatcccctacacttgtgggttattagggacacaagagactctatgttatttggttgtatggttgtttgagagagaccatcttcatcctacaccttccatggattgataaatcttaggtcatccacttgagggaaaattgctactgtcctacaaaactctgagctaggaggcccaacacgagtctacaagaacaagttgtgtagtagacgtcgGCGGTCTGCAtgttcagggcattccttggaaaatTGTCCGGGCTTCCCACAGccgtagcactctagctcagccttgttaaacttcttcttcttaaaggtagtagtcttggtaggcttgttgaaaacaggtttgttctttcctttgttcttgttctgtgggtacctctgcactATACTGGCGGTGGGCTGAACCTCACATTCTTTCTCAGTTGTGTCTTTAGCGCGAGCTTTTTATTCAACATCAAGAGATGCGTCAGAATTTCAACTGATATCTCTTGTCTCTTATGTTTCAAAGTTGTGGCGAAAAACCTCCATGAAtgaggcaactttgcaatcatgcacccagctATGAATTTGTTGGGTAGAACACACTTAAGGAGTTATAGTTCCTTGACAATGCACCATAACTCATGaacttgttcaaccacagaacggttattcaccatattgtagtcatgaaaactcttcatgatgtacagttcactgcctgcattCGTTGCACCAAATcttgcattcagtgcatcccacaaTGTCTTTCCGTCATCTATGTGCATGTTCACATCACACAGATGGTCAGCgagaacactcagaatgcatcccacaaacatagtattggcttcctggaattttctctGATCTTCGTTAGATATTCCCTGTGGAGCACCAACACTAACGTGGAAAACTTTCATAGCAGTAAGCCAGAGCATCGTCTTCACCTGCCCCCTCTTAAAGTGCACATCGGAAACTTATCCGGCCTATGACCGTGTGGGCGGCGTGACAGCTGGGGTGttgcgttcggtggcggtgagtgttggccggggtgaaaacctgctctatcttcggacaGACCGGCGACGGCGAAGCTCATTCCTTTCTTGAAGGCGTCTTCGCGGCTCTCACTGCCCGTCGTGTGGCCCCGGGGTAAACTCTCATCCTCAAATTgggtggtggcggcgctccggtgtggtatccttcctgaaggcgccgccttggagtccACGGTTCActgtatgcggcttcatctcttcgtaGTGGTGTCTAGGGGTGGTGTTTGTTGCGCTCAGTGCCTATGTATCCTGCGGTCCTGCcttgtgtgtgtggtggtggtggtggtggcgtgcgtttgtaccgggtgttgttgatctttgctttatatataaagcggggcgaaagcctttttgatAACTTATCTGGCCTCAGTGCATTAGCaaatccagccatagttaactcaaGAAATAGCCTACAATtaagtttttggattgttggaatattaggcaagatcatgattaattccagtaaataattaaTGACTAGGACAGAGATTAGCATGCAACAATCTAGCAAGCTAGAAGAGCAGCAAATCATGTACAGTAGCATCGCACCAATAATAGCAACTTGAGAGAAAGACATGAACAGATCACGATTGACGTAATATTCTGTAGTTGCAGTAGCAGCGacggtgttgatgacgatgttggcgatgaTCTGTTGTTAACAatgatgagtagcaccgcccgacttggacggaagacgacccgtgatgatgAACTTGAGCAGTCGCCCAGAACGCTTCCcgaaaacctaattcgtcctctcccggtgcaggatcacaaggacgaacggttccggagacctgctctcccgcaCATCGATGCACGCCGGCGTTAGGGATGAAGTAGATTATGAACGATGCACGTCGGCGTTAGGGATGAAGTAGACTATAATGGCGGCGCAAGTTGAGAGATGAGgtaaaaccctaggtgttttcggTGTGTCCTTGGCCGCAGCCGATAGcagtatatatattaggaccagaggcgctATTGTTTCGCGATCACAATCCCAGACCGACTTGGTTTTACTTACAGGACAAGGAATCATTAACTTGTCTACCAATACATAAAggtaaaacggcaaaaggaagccgCGCCCCTGCAAGGCAACGGACCAAATTTCGGCGGActattcacgcgcatgtcgcacgTACGCCCAGCCCCGCCCCGGCGAGGCAAGCGAGAGCGCGAGTGTGGTCTTCCCTCTCTCTTCTCAACACATCACTTATTTAGAGTGATGGACAGAActcactatataaagaggtccaactcttcttcaacttacaaggtgggactaaactttagcagcagcacttgccattttacacatgggctcaTTTAAGATTTCAGATTTTATTAATGGGCCAGTCCCATTACTTCTAACACTATAACTGGCAGCCTCAGCACAAGTCTATCTGTTATGTCCGGCATCATGATGTGGGCATGGTCTCGACAACGGTATAAGAACTCAAGAATCACGTGCCCGTCCACATGGACGTACTTGACGTGTTGTAACCGGATGTCCCAGTAGCAAATGAATCAATAAATGACTATTTTTTTACACCAGGAATGTGCGCAAAGTTTACCTACCTGCATCGCCACGTCAGCATAGCGCCTACCTACAATGGCACAACAAAAATGGAATCAAGGCAAACTAGATCTAGCAACGCCTACGAGCTGTGCTGGTGTCCCAATAAACTCTAGCGGGGCAGGAGCACCGACGTAAATAACTAAAGAATCACAATTTTGTTTTAGTAAAACTCATCTACTGCCAACAAATACCTCCTTCCTTTTCTCTTTTGTTGTGTAATTATTCTACTGTAATTAATTGAATCGGTTCAATTCTTGCCCTCATATTGAAATGAATCGAGATTGATAGGGAGTTAGTTAATGATGTTTGAGCATTTACTCCTTTTTTAGTGTCTATTTATTTTTGATTGGTATCTATGGATTGATCACAAGCTGAAACATGGTTAGAACTCTAATATGTCTTGAACTTATACTGAATTTAAATAATGAAAATCTCATAACATTTCTGATCTACTTGATAGTTGCCAATTAAAAGGAGATATTTTCGCAAACTTTGTTATAGTCCTTGCAGGTTGAAGTCGCTATAGGAATAGGCCGGATAGGGAAGTCCCCTCCTCATAAAAACAAAACCAACCGGTAAGGACTCACAATTTGTCTCACGGGTTGTTGAAGACAGTGATGTCACTGTTGATGGAAAAAATAATATCTTGACATATTGGTATTAGATGGGAGAACAAAAGTAAATTATTGGTGGAAAGGATAACAATGCACATGCCCCGTGCATACACACATTGAATAAATCATCACATACTTCATAAAATCAAGCATATCACTAATTCAAGTCGGGTGGGTGAACTACTCGGCATTCGAGCCTTCAAGGAAAGGATAATCTGTGTAGCCAATGACAGGATCTTGAGTGTAGAAAGTGTTGCGGTCATACTTGTTCAAGGGTGAGTCGAGCTCGAATCTCTTAGGCAAATCTGGATTAGCCAGAAAGATCCTCCCGTAAGCAACAAGATCAGCATAGCCATCGGCCACCACTTTGTTGCCTTCCTCTCGATCATACCCTCCAGCGGCAATGAATGTGCCGTTGAATGCTTTCCTGAAGGGCAGGAGCCCGTGAGGTATCTGCCTGCGACCATCCACAATGGCCATCCGCGGCTCTACCATATGGCAATAGACAAATCCTTGATGCTTGTTGAGCTGTTGTACCATGTACATCCCGAGTGCATGTGGGTCGGAGTCGAAGCAGTCCATGTAGTCCACGAATGGAGACAACCTGATGCCTACACGATCTGCACCAATCTCATGGACAATAGCATCAATTACCTCCACCGCAAAGCGGCATCGGTTTTTGAGACTGCCACCATACTCGTCGGTGCGGTCGTTAGAGCTGTCTTTCATGAACTGCTCCAATAGGTACCCGTGTGCCCCGTGGATCTCAACGCCGTCAAACCCCGCCTCAATGGCATTCCGGGCAGCGCGTCTAAAGTCATCGACGATCAGCGGTATCTCGTCCGTTTGAAGCTGCCGGGGCTTGGAGTAGACCATGCCGGACTCGGCATCAGGCGTTATCTGTTGGTCAGTGCTGGAGATCGGCGCCTGTCCGTCCGGTTGAAAATCTGTTGTGGTTCAAATATAAATAAAGAGAGAGCAAGATAAGTAACAGTTAATCAATCATTGGGATCAAATAGGTTACCAACACAAAATAACATGGATGCCTAACTGCCTAATTGCTTAGGAAAGGATCAAGTAAATTGTTTTCTTTGTGTTACAATTACAAACGGAGCGGATGATAATAAATTGATAATGACAAGAAATAAATCGCAGCGTCAGCAAATTTGTTATGGTACGGTTTATCAACACACAAGACAATAGCATGGATTCTTCTCTCTCAGAAAAATAGCACGTCCGGGTTCCTGACTTACCGTTGGTGGAGACCCTTCCGACGTGCCAAATCTGGCAGAAGAAGAGAGCGCCCTTGCGGTGGACGGCGTCAACGATGGGCTTCCAGGCGTCGACATGCTGCTGCGTCCAGATGCCGGGGGTCTCCGGGTACCCCTGCGCGGTGGCGGAGACGCCGGTGGCCTCCGCGATGAGCAGGCCGCCCTCCGTCGCCCGCTGCGAGTAGTACAGCGCCGCGTGCGGCTGCGGCACGTTGGCGTAGGAGCGGCAGCGCGTGAGCGGCGCGAGCACCACCCGGTGGGAGAGCTCGAACCGGCCCATCCTGTGCGGCGTCAGCAGGGGGATCGCCTCCTTGGCCACCATCTTTCTCGCCGTGAACTGGATGCTACGCAAATTGCAGAAGGATCGGTAAACCTTGCGCTGAGCTCTGTTTCTGTGTGTCTGTGGCTGAATCAGGCTGAGGGCCTGGCTGTGTATTTATAGGTGCTGGTGATTGGACACCTTCCTCCCGTGTGGCCGTGTAGTGGCGTTGTCGTCTTTGTTTGACCAGCCTGTCTGTTCCCATTTCCCTCGTCACCCTCTCCGTCAGCCTGTGTGAACCACGCAGCATGAGCGAGATGCATTGTATGTGGTCGTGTTCCATTTGCACACCAATCGAATGTGTGGTTAGTAGTATAGAAAGGTAGTACGGACATCTCGGTGCCAATGCTGATTCATCAGCAGGTATCCTGGACTAGTgccttttttctttgttttttgcggCTTTTGTTAGCGTGTACTCCTACTTCACGAAAATGAAATCGCACGCATAGCAAGACTTTTTGCTTGTACAAGATCATTTACTCCATCCGTTCCGAATtatttgtcttggatttgtctagatacggatatatctagactcattttagtgctagatacactcattttagtgctagatacatccgtatctagacaaatctaagacaagtaattcggaacggagggagtataactaaGAAAAAGAAAGGTGAACTCAGGGGGACATCCTGTATGTTACAACCCACTATCTATTTTTCTAGGAAAAAAATATACATAACCCCCAAAAGTATCACGTTTCAGCCACATCACCCCCTCAACTCTAAAACCAGACTCTTAATCCCCTGAACTTTCTAAAACCGGACAAAACACCCCCAGACCATCTTAAGCTGTTTCCACAGGTGGTTTTGCTGACGTGGACACCTGGCTCCGCCTATATACCGTACGTTTACGTGTTCAGTGCCTTCTATGTCTCGAGGGAGGACCTGTCCAGCATCTCCTTGAATCCTTGTCCACCGTCGGGCCGGCGTTGGGGCGCCTGTAGCAGCAGCTCACTATAGATGACGTGGTGCCCTTAGAGGCTTCATGCACGCGTAGTGGTGTGCTTCGCCACAAGCGATGTGCAGGCGGAGCAGCGTCTCGGCGCGCTGCAGTCAGGCCTCGTCGATCTTGTCGGATACGATGAAGAGTAGAATGTTCTTGCGGTGTAAATGGGTGCGGCATTGTGTGACCCCGTCTCATGGATGACGCCGACGACATGCCACCGGTTCAGCCCGACGTAGGTCGTGAACTGGTGATCACCAGCTTGGGCTCACACCCCAACTCCACGTCGCCGAGGTTCACGAGGTTGCCCGTGTCGACGGACAATGCCGCGCCGGTGGCCGCTGTTAGCATAGGCCCAACTCATCGCATACGTTTCGACTAGCGTTTCCCGATGCCTAACAGGCAGGTGCTGTTATCCGTATAAGTGCGTACCCAAAGTTGGCTTTGGTTGCCTGGAGAATTCAC
This genomic window contains:
- the LOC123159429 gene encoding 12-oxophytodienoate reductase 1, which gives rise to MVAKEAIPLLTPHRMGRFELSHRVVLAPLTRCRSYANVPQPHAALYYSQRATEGGLLIAEATGVSATAQGYPETPGIWTQQHVDAWKPIVDAVHRKGALFFCQIWHVGRVSTNDFQPDGQAPISSTDQQITPDAESGMVYSKPRQLQTDEIPLIVDDFRRAARNAIEAGFDGVEIHGAHGYLLEQFMKDSSNDRTDEYGGSLKNRCRFAVEVIDAIVHEIGADRVGIRLSPFVDYMDCFDSDPHALGMYMVQQLNKHQGFVYCHMVEPRMAIVDGRRQIPHGLLPFRKAFNGTFIAAGGYDREEGNKVVADGYADLVAYGRIFLANPDLPKRFELDSPLNKYDRNTFYTQDPVIGYTDYPFLEGSNAE